From Borrelia sp. RT5S, the proteins below share one genomic window:
- the tsaE gene encoding tRNA (adenosine(37)-N6)-threonylcarbamoyltransferase complex ATPase subunit type 1 TsaE: MILYFKSEGEMLDFSRSFFSPLPIGRVFALCGSMGAGKTTFLKGLALNLGVSFFVSPTYNIINVYEFPNFKFYHIDLYRLNGLEEFDLIGGMELLSDISSIMAVEWPGIILDILPKSRLVFLKFKIEETARVLEISDEYSCV; encoded by the coding sequence TTGATTTTGTATTTCAAGTCAGAGGGAGAAATGCTAGACTTTTCTAGGTCTTTTTTTAGTCCTTTGCCTATTGGTAGGGTATTCGCCCTTTGTGGTAGCATGGGAGCTGGAAAGACGACATTTTTGAAGGGGTTGGCTTTAAACCTTGGTGTTTCTTTTTTTGTGAGTCCGACTTATAATATTATTAATGTTTATGAGTTTCCTAATTTTAAATTTTATCATATTGACCTGTATCGTTTAAATGGCTTAGAGGAGTTTGACCTTATTGGTGGGATGGAGCTTTTATCAGATATTTCATCTATAATGGCTGTCGAGTGGCCGGGTATTATTCTTGATATTTTACCTAAAAGTAGATTGGTATTTTTGAAATTTAAAATAGAGGAAACTGCTAGAGTTTTAGAAATTAGTGATGAATACTCTTGCGTTTGA
- the rplT gene encoding 50S ribosomal protein L20 yields the protein MARVKNGAVHVARRRRILKQTKGFWGTKKSNYKKAKDTLRKGMMYATRDRKTRKRDFRSLWIARISAALAGMGISYSRFVEGLRKADIRLNRKILSNLAIEDMETFKKIVYEVND from the coding sequence ATGGCTAGAGTTAAGAATGGGGCAGTTCATGTTGCCAGACGGAGAAGAATCCTAAAGCAAACCAAGGGATTTTGGGGAACCAAGAAGAGTAATTACAAGAAGGCTAAGGATACTCTTCGTAAGGGGATGATGTACGCTACTAGGGATAGGAAGACTAGGAAGAGAGATTTTAGGAGTTTGTGGATTGCAAGAATTTCTGCTGCCCTGGCGGGTATGGGAATTAGTTATTCAAGGTTTGTTGAAGGTTTAAGAAAGGCTGACATTAGGCTTAATAGAAAGATTTTGTCTAATTTGGCAATTGAGGATATGGAGACTTTTAAAAAGATAGTATACGAAGTAAATGATTAA
- the tsaB gene encoding tRNA (adenosine(37)-N6)-threonylcarbamoyltransferase complex dimerization subunit type 1 TsaB, with protein sequence MMNTLAFDYSYKFLLVYFKVNDEVSSLLAEKDDCGCGLNVPKIFNDFILKNNINLDQLDLIINSSGPGSFTGLRISLSFIKGLSLGLAIPFVNIPTLDVFANLVRKKSDVVTLSFTAGRYFLAYYSYSKMRDGVFCFSEEELFEHMEKLDSNLIIVGNGIEFIYDKLKDRYNIVSGMDSFGEVLTELGRCKYLKNGQGDDILSGPFYAKRSDAETNYSLVK encoded by the coding sequence GTGATGAATACTCTTGCGTTTGATTATTCATATAAGTTTTTGTTAGTTTATTTTAAAGTGAATGATGAGGTATCGTCTTTGCTTGCAGAAAAAGATGATTGCGGTTGTGGTCTTAATGTTCCAAAGATCTTCAATGACTTTATATTAAAGAATAATATTAATCTTGATCAACTTGATTTAATTATTAATTCTTCTGGTCCTGGTTCTTTTACAGGTTTAAGAATTAGCTTAAGTTTTATTAAGGGTCTCTCATTAGGACTTGCTATTCCTTTTGTAAATATTCCTACTCTTGATGTTTTTGCAAACTTGGTACGTAAGAAATCGGATGTAGTTACTTTGAGTTTTACTGCAGGTAGGTACTTTTTGGCGTATTATAGCTATTCTAAAATGCGCGATGGGGTTTTTTGTTTCTCTGAAGAAGAATTATTTGAGCACATGGAAAAGCTTGACTCTAATTTGATTATTGTTGGGAATGGGATTGAATTTATTTATGATAAACTTAAAGACAGATATAATATCGTCAGTGGTATGGATTCTTTCGGTGAAGTCTTGACAGAGCTTGGGAGATGTAAGTATCTGAAAAATGGGCAGGGGGATGATATTTTATCCGGTCCTTTTTATGCAAAAAGAAGCGATGCTGAGACTAATTACTCTTTAGTAAAATAA
- the infC gene encoding translation initiation factor IF-3: MINRSSNRDRVKAGERELKINHKIKASEVRVVFEDGTQSVLPIEEAIRRAREAELDLVEVSPNVLPPVCKIIDYGKYKFHQEKKQKEQKKSQRVVKLKEVRMQPKIDTHDLDFKSRNILGFLKEGNKVKVTIRFRGRELAHTHLGYGILDSVLEKVGDINYNLESPAKMEGKTMFLVVAPKSRK, from the coding sequence ATGATAAATAGGAGTTCCAATAGGGATAGAGTTAAGGCGGGAGAGCGGGAGTTAAAAATTAACCATAAAATTAAGGCTAGTGAGGTTAGGGTTGTTTTTGAAGATGGGACTCAATCTGTTTTGCCAATTGAGGAAGCCATTAGACGTGCTAGGGAGGCTGAACTTGATTTGGTTGAAGTTTCCCCGAATGTGCTGCCTCCAGTGTGTAAGATTATTGATTATGGAAAGTACAAGTTCCATCAGGAGAAGAAACAGAAGGAACAAAAGAAGAGCCAGAGGGTAGTTAAACTTAAAGAGGTTAGGATGCAGCCGAAAATAGATACTCATGATCTTGATTTTAAGTCTAGAAATATTTTGGGATTTCTTAAAGAGGGGAACAAGGTAAAGGTTACTATAAGGTTTAGGGGGCGTGAGCTTGCTCATACGCATTTGGGATATGGAATTTTGGACAGTGTGCTTGAGAAGGTTGGGGACATTAATTATAATTTAGAATCGCCAGCTAAGATGGAGGGCAAGACGATGTTTTTGGTTGTTGCACCTAAATCTAGGAAGTAA
- the rpmI gene encoding 50S ribosomal protein L35: protein MSKMKTRKSASKRYSFTAGGKVKYKKQDLRHILTKKSSKRKRHLGKAGVLSSSEVKRIRTLLPYA from the coding sequence ATGTCAAAGATGAAAACGCGCAAGAGTGCGAGTAAGAGATATTCTTTTACTGCTGGGGGGAAAGTGAAGTATAAGAAGCAGGATTTGAGGCATATCTTGACAAAGAAGTCTTCCAAGAGGAAGAGGCATTTGGGAAAAGCGGGAGTGCTTTCGAGTTCTGAGGTTAAAAGGATTAGGACCTTGCTGCCTTATGCTTAG